The Chroicocephalus ridibundus chromosome 3, bChrRid1.1, whole genome shotgun sequence genome includes the window gcctggccttggacacctccagggatggggcagccacagcttctctgggcaacctgagtgGATTGAGAAACAATCCACTGAGGAATGATGCAACCATGCTTTTCCAGAGAgggatgaaagagaaaatggTTTCCAGCCCCATGGAGAAAGCAATGCAAGCATTCCCTTCTCTCCAGCCAGAGAAGCAGCGCATTTGAGGAATCCTAGACTCTGAAAAATACCCATCTTCCTCTCAAGGATTTGAGTTGGACTCTGTATTATTTGCTTTGCAGTAAGGCTGAAGAGGAGCTCAGGGCCCCAATGTGCCGTAGAAACCAGAAGCCAGTGCAGATAAAGCAGTGGCAACAAGGGCTGGGTGAATCAGTTTGTCCCTCACTTGACTGCTCCCGCTCCCTGACTCCTGTCCCTTCATTAATAAGTGGCTGAAAGCTGTTGCAATAATCGGCGTGGCAACAcgctgccctcctgctcctcctaGTGGATCGCTGCCTGAAGTCCAGCTTGTGGCTGTCTCCTTCCACCCCAGGCTTTTGAGGGGGCTGGGGAGTGGGATTGACACAGAGCACTTGGGAAAAGCCGGTTCACTGTGTCTAGCATGCAGAGTTTTCAAACCCTGGTTTAATGACTGTCAGGTGTCAGCAGCGGCCGCATTTCTTTGCTCAGCTTCTCACAGTTCCAGGTTGGCCCATGCCTAAAAGCCGTGCGTGACGTACCAGCTCTCTGGCTTGCAGGGACCCGTCGGAGCAGGAGCCAGCCTGCCCCACGCAAACCCCTGCAGGGACCAGGGGACGTCATCTTCTCCTACACCCTTAGCCTCATGGTACAAACACTCCCAGAACGTAGGAAAGGTCATATTCACGTTTTTCTTCTACCTGAAGTGATCAAAGCTCTAGCTTTGGCATATTGGGACCTGAGAAAAATTCAACAGGAGATACTGCGTAATCGGTAGTCCCGTGATGTGTCTGATCTTGGGAGAGAGGTCTGAGTTAAAATCACTTCTTCAAATCAGGGGCTGTTTCTCGGCCAATGAATATTCAGCCACCAGCGTGTGGTGAAGAGCAGTTTGAGAGTGCTCCACCCCAAAAATACTCTGTTCGAAGAGCAGGGATTTGAATCTTGATACCCCAAAACTCAATGAGCGCTGTTACCTCCAGAGCTAGTCTGGAGTGAGAGAAATCAGCATTCTGGTCCACCCCAGAGGCAAGGGCTCTCTGCTGGAATAAGCAGCACCTGAGGTGAGACGTCTGCCCTCGGGCTTGGGCTGAGTTTAGGCAAATTAAGTACCTCTGTTTTTAGGTGGGATTGCATCAGTGTTTGCTTTGCACCTGCTCAACAGCAGAAAGTTGGGTGCCTACAGCATTAATGTTTGAGCAATGGTTTTGAAGTCGTCCCTGGTGCTGGCTGAAGAAGGGAGAATGTTGCTGAATGCTTTTCAGGAGCTGAGCCCCAGTGCCTTTCGGCACTGGTCTCTCACGAACACAAAACTCTGTCCCTATCTCTTACTGAGAGCCTTTTCCTAACTCCCGTTGATGGTGTTACAAGTACCCTGCGCTCCGCAGAAGGCACGCACACCTCCTACAGCTGGCTGCAGCGCAGGCAGGGTGGACCAGACAACGCGTTAAAAAGCCTTTGTGTGACTCCCAGACTGGCTCTGGCGACTTAAAGAACTGTGAGAAGCCAGAGGAGTCAGACCGACGCCTGAGCTCTTTGTGGCAGCTTCAGCTGTCTTCAAGAGCTGAAAGTTTACCCTAATAGTTCCAACTCTCCTTCTTTAAATCTGTCGCGTAGtgatttgttctttgttttcctcctactaccatttgttttttttgtcttccttttcctttctccaacaTCCAAACCCCAGATGAGCTTAGGACAAAGAGCAAAGCTGACCTGCACACCTGAGATGGCCTATGGAGCCACAGGCCACCCTGGGGTCATCCCTCCCAACGCTACCCTCCTCTTCGACGTGGAGCTTCTCAGGTTAGAGTGAATCTTCTCCAGGAGACATCTGTTAATAACCATCCGTTCCTTCTCGCCTTGTCAGCAGCGGGAGAAATCTTCACTGGAATCCCAATCTTCCCTGCTCACGCTGTCCTGTCAATAGCGCCTGCCGTGCGGTTTCTTCCTTAcgccttccttctcttttttaacTTCGTGGTGTCCGTATTTGCCTTTTATTAGAAGCTTTGCTTTGGCAAAAATATCTACCGTTGTAACATTTTCAAGttgtacattttatttaatttgcatgTAAGAAGAATTCACAGTGACGattgaaaatatatataaatataaatacatatatatattccttATTGAAAAACCACTGCCTTACTGTACacttaaaccaagaaaaaaaaaaaaaacaaacacaaaaggtgctcaaaaaaaaataaaaatccaatgTACGCCTTGTACATGAACGGGCATTAGCCAACCAGAGTTACCTGCGCTGCCACTTTCCTCAACTTGTACGTTCTgcttgctgctgttttaaaaaatactgtctcaTTTACGaattaaaagtatatatataaaacaataaaatcttGATACTTTACAGTTTCCGttccctgtttttctgctttcctctggccACTGGAATTCTCTTTGGTGCCCAAGAAGTTCTTCAAACAATCATCAACCCATTTTTTTGGTTAATTATTTGTCTTCTTATATGCAATACACATAATATATAATATGTGTAGCATCATAGGCTAAAGAAGAGCAGAATTTTGCGCATCCACCTGACAAAACAGTCTGGACTGTGGGATGATGTGGCCACGAACACACCGGGGTTTTTTTAGGCTGCGTTTCCTGACGCTGTTCACAAAGCCTGCAAACGTCCTTTGTGCACTGGGCTCCTGCCACTCCAGACCGAGCGATATTTATTTCATCTGATGGTTATAGGAATTCGCGAAATGCTGGTTCCTCCGCTGGAGACAGAGAGATGCGTAGACTGTCGTTTACCTAGTTTTAGCAGCAGGACCTGAGCAGCAAAGCcgcctctgtgctgctgttttcctttgcctAAATTTGATTGCTCGGATTTTGGCTCGCTTTTGccctttgctgcagaaaaaaagagcatcaTTGGGTCACGATGGTATTTTTCTTTGACTATAAACTATTTGCATAGTTTTCaactaatgaatttttttttgatGACAGTATTTCAaacagttgttatttttttgtgtgagtaggagagcacagccagcaggagcAGACAGACCACAAAGCTGTGGAGGTGTCTCCAGGTGACACCtcctggagaggagagagaaaaggagccCAGACAAGCAAGACGGGCAATCTGGCCAGTGACTACAGCTCGCCCTCCTCTTTCTCTAGATGTTCATTTTACCCACAGAGCTGCATTTCAGGTTGTTAATTAATAAGCCCATAAACCCCATCTCTTACAGACTGTTACTCACCGAGGGCTGGGGGgagtaaatgtttttcttgttcccttctcCATAAAGAAACAAAAGGCCTTTCAGGACCATTTTTGGTGGAAATCTAGGCTCGCTGCAGCAGCTAGGTTACGCATCCACATTGCACTAATAGTTCTTTTATTTTGGACAGGCTAATTTCCTGATAACAAATGGGAAATTGGGCCTGCCAGGGCTTGATAACTCAAATTCTTTGTAAAGGTCTTGGTGTCCTCGGCCACTGCCCCGGCCCGTGTCACTGGGCTGGATCTGAGCACTGAGTCACTGATGGCAGGCCGCGTTGCAGCAGTTGCAGGTGTGAGCTGCTGTGGGTGCCTGGGTTAATGTCACATAGCCCTGTCCCACCCCTCACACACAGGTCGACTCAGCACACTGGTCTGAAGCTGCTCCCGCCCATGGCCCAGTTTAAGTTagttgctcattaaaaaaaaaagaaaagaaagaaaaccataaaatatTTGGTTTGGGACTTTTCCTGACTGCCAGGAAAGCGACCAGCGCTGTGGACTGACGCAGCGTAGCTGGAGCGGCCGCACATCCCCTCCATCATCTCTGGGCCCTGCTGTTGGCTGTTGCCATGCCCAGAGCAATAGGCAGGACATCGCTCTGCCCTTCCGCTGCTGCCGGTGTCTCCGCGGGGACAAACACCTTCCCACGGGGCTGCAAGAGCTGATCGTGCTCACTCTCGTCGCCTCTGTCTGCTCTGCACCTCCCTTTGCCCTCAGCAGCACCGCCCCGCCATCACCGAGTCTGTAAAATCCTTATTACAGCTGGTTGACGAAGCTCTCGCTCTCTCTCATCGCCCTTTCTCTGCAGAGACCTTTGTTGGAAGCAGCGGTTATTACATTTTTCATGCCAatttcatttgagaaaaaaaaaaaaatctgaaaggaaaactaaTTGTGCTTTGTGATACTTAGGGAAATTAAGTCTTCAAGGAAATGCAATCTTCAGCTCTTTATTTGACTGCAAATGCGTTAATTTATTTAATTGTATCATCGATCAACACAGTACATATAATTATTACCACTATATAATGGATTGGAAAAAATTTACCATCATTGCCTGTGTAATCAGATATGCTCTTGTTACTAATTTCTAAGCagcatcaatggaaaaaaaaaaaaaatgaccttccAGGCTTAATTTCATGCCCTActtcctgaaaaattaaatgGGAAGTGAGCACACACAAAAACCAGCACAGATGCAGAGTACGAGGCTGGTAACATCTGCCTTATTTGCTGCCCCCTCTGCCATTCATACACCCGAACTCATTTCCCTGTCCTTTGATATTACATTTCAAACAAAACCTTGAGCAGACCTCATCAAAACAATCCTCCGGGCATTCGATTTCCATTCCCTCTGTCGTGCAGGtacaaattattatttcattttacatgTGCAGGGACATTGAAAGCCCTTAACAGGCACTAGAAGAAGTAGTatgaaatggaatatttaatgaaaggcagcagctgagcTCTCAGAGAAATCAAAAGCTGCTGATCTTGAGGATTCAATGAAGGAATTTTTATTAATCTTATTACCCTAAAGAATTGCTTTTTATATGTGTTTTTCAAACAGCATCGAATCCTCATCAAAACAGACACTGCAGTGCAAGCACCGTGCTCTCCGCTGTTGACAGAAGCAATGCGATATTTGCATACGATTTTAAACAAGGCTGGCAGCACGCGGCACCGTTAGCAGTACCGTGGTAGTTTATTATCACTATTATTCTTTATTACAAGCATAAATCCAGGCCGGTAACAAGCACCTCCAGTTCCTGTTACAGGGAGGGGGCTTTTAAGCGCCCAGCAACTGCTCTAAGTGGCCGCAGTTATCCTTGTGTTCGGCACATGTATACATGGCATAAATATACAAGGAATATATATGGGAGGGGGGGAGTTTGTAACCTTTGAAAAGCTATGGATGCTCACAGAGAAGTAAGCCCTCCAGTAGGATTCCGTTAGTTTAAACATTTTTAAGGCAAGCTCATTTTTGCCTGAGGAACTTTGGTTTGTATTAATCTGATGGGCAAGACCTGAAGCCCAAGCCGGCCTCGGAGCAGTAACTGCTCACCAAGGAACGACGACAGCCCATCCCGGCCCCCCTGTATTTAATGTCTGTGCATCACAGCTGCATCCGACAGCTGGGCATGAGCACCCACGGCTGGGCACCCTTCCGCAGGGTGCTGAACCCCTCAACATTCCCACACACCCGGGGACGGACGCTCTACAGATTCTCACCTGCATCACAGACGTGCGGGTGACGAATGACTCCAGCAGAGTGTAAAGCcagccttgaagaaaaaaaaaaaaaaaaaaagcaaaactacgtagacacacatttatttttttactaaaaGGGCACAAGAACAGcatgttttttttaactgacagatttcaacaaaaaaatttaagGATAAGAAAAACGGAAATGTTCCTTTATGACAGtataacacactgaaaaaaaaagtttaacttaAATTACAAATCCTCGGGCCAACTATGTTTGCATCTGGCCACGTCCTGCACTGGCTGGAAGTTGTCTGGTCAGGGAGTTAAACAGAAATCCAAGCAAATAAATCCTCCCGAGAGGCAGGATACTGACAACGTTCACAGGACTTCCAGCTGGGTCAGAACATGGGTGGAGGTTATTCTTCTCCACTTCTAAAATATACTGGTTATGCACACTCTCTATCGCACTGATTTTTATTCACAGGACATGAGTgctgaaaaaaagagcaaaaaaattacaatgttttccttttcctccgcTGGATTCTATAAAATTTATGTACATGAAATATACTACAGTCCAAACACACCAAGTAGGAAACAATCACACTACAGGTGTCTAAAATTCCCACCATCATCTACTCTCTCATTTTGGTCGGGTGTTCTCTACTTGAGAGGCGTGAAGCACATTCCTGTCACTCCTACTAACCTCAGTACGGACCTGGCACGCGGAATAAAGATCTCGTATACTGTTAAGTGAGCCCTGCAGCAACGCACTGTTACAGGAAGATTATTTCACAGCAGCTTATCGGCTTCATCTCCATCACCGCGAACAAGGTACTTTGAAGTCATCTAAAGAGTTGGATCATTAAAAGGCCATTCATTTTCCACAGTCTGTAAAAGAAACTTTGTTCCAAGCATGGATTTGGGCTTGCTTGCTTTCTAGTAAGAAGTAGCCGAACAATCACATAATGGAGTTTGGCTCCTTCAAACATTCCTAGAGGGAGAAAGGCGCAATAAACTGTGTACAATATATACAGGTGTGATGAACTATCAaaccatacttttttttaaaaagcacaacaaTCCCTGTGGCCGGGAGACTAGTTGCAATACTCCCTTTTCAGAAAGTTGCAAGTGAAATGTACCTCCACGCAAAGAGCCCCCTGAGCTCTTTGGAGGAACTGTCTGGATGCTGAAGATCCGCCCTGGAGACTGGGCAGAACTTCAGGAGGTGTAAAACACTTAACGGGCTCGGTCCCATCTTGAAAGGTCCTGGCAGAAAGGGGACTGTGGTTCTGCAGCATCTACCAGGCCACTCTTACAACACGGAGAAGTCACGTCCACTTAGGGGCATTTAATCTTGAAGCAGATCTTCCgatgttttacattttaattctAATGTGAAGATCTAAAGATTCAAATTACAGCttatcaaatttaaaaaaataaaaagttatacTTCACTGAGGATTCCTATATTTAGATCAAGAACTCAATGGCAGGGCTTGGAAACAGTTTTCCAAAAACATCAGTTTATTTTGGTGGGTCTGTATTAATTCCATATTTTTCCTTGAGAAGCTTAAGctgttcctctttcttctttgtgtCCATTTTCTGGAATGCCTGTAATTAGGAAAAtaagatgagatttttcttttgttctcacaTCTTTTATGACATGTTATTTCCCAGTAACTGCAACCAACATCACTATGAGCTACACCAACATCGCCCACAAACAGCGTTGCTCAATTCTTGACCTCAGAGGATGCCACAGCACCCAGATACCGTCCGTAACAGGCAGAACATCAAGACTTAGAGACTCTTCACACCCTGTTACAGCTGTGCAGTTTAAAGGCCCCTGCTTCCTCTTCTGCAAACTACACTCACCAGAAACGTATTTTTCACACCCTCGGTCCAAAGGTACTTTTTTTGCACACAAATCACCAAGTCTAGATGAAATCCTGACAATTTATCCCACTCATTCCATCTGCCAGTTtggctttatttcttaaaaacatcCAAGCAACTATCTTttcaaatgtttggttttttgggttttttttttttttgtgtgctagcTGTGTTCACAGGTAGCTTACAAAACCCCAAATGTACATACCCTGTTTGCATTGTAGTACAAAACGACGAGGTATCTGTTGCACACGTTGAATCCCGACAGGTGATCACAGGCGTTTTTGGCATCAAAGATGTCTTCATAGACCACGTAGGCTGTTCCTCTAGTTTCAGGAGTGTTTCCACTGCAGGCAACATCGATTTTAATGTTAAACAAAATATACAAGAAATAGTTCTATTAGTCTTCAGCAGTGACTGAGATTAGGTTAACTAAAGCAACTTCACCAAAAAACAAcgtattgttatttttttcctagatattAAAACACATCCCTGCTTCCCCCACCTATCTCCACTTACAGTTCAGAGTCAGAGATGGCAGGAAAATGTGATAGAGGCACATGCTGCATTATGCCCCTTAAGGGAAGTTCACCTCTCCACAACAACTATCCAAAGCTGTTGCTGTCAGGGGTTGTCATATTTCTGGAAATCCTTTAAGTTTTTATTACAGCGATTATCTTGTTTAATTTAATATTACAAAGCCAGGCTGTCAGTTAATGGCTGTCTGGATCAGATGTCTCTCTGGGATGGAATACGGCTCTGGGCACATCACAAAGCCAATTTGAGAGAGTCAGAACAGCCCCACTGGTGCAAGACCACGTCAAATGCACGGCCATCGCCTGTCAAACCATCAATTCACCTTCCTTTGCCTGAGGGACAGGAGACTGTCTGGGCACATAACGCTAACGACCCCAGAGAGATTGCAGAGTGTACAAGTCCAAAAGATAGTTAACAGCGAACTTAATAATCAGAAGAACTGTCTCCAAGGCACTTGCATCTAAGAAGAGAACTCCCGAGGACAAATGGTATCACACACATCCACACCGCGATGCGTACAAAAATGAAGAGGAGAATACGATAAAAACTGCACAAAGCACAGAAGTCATTATAAAAGCAGTTCCATGTTATGCCTTGTCTCGCGACAAAGTTAGGATTTCTGAGGAAAACAACGCGTATCAGTAGTTCTGCACGATCAGTgggaaggctgccagcagctccctgttgGACACGTACGCCAGCGTGTCACTCTGATGGAAAGTTCCCCTGGTATGCCTTAATCCTTTATGTCCCACTGTCGCGCTGTTCCAACCTATCCATTTTCAGAAACCTTAAATATTAGTCCTCCTTTATGCTTATCAGTGAAGAATTTCACCTATTTAGCCAAGCAGTAAGTTTATGCTGTCCCTTGTTCCTTAACCACTTCTCTGGTCacttctgttgctcttccctgTACAAGATGGATCTCACTGGCTCCATGTTCCAACGCAGCACCAGCAGTATGTACCCCCTGTCTTTGTTTAGTGAAGGCAATTATATATATAAGACTCCTTTATTCTACACACTGAACAATCATTTTTCATCACTACAGCTCTGGAATGAGCACTTCTATTAGGGGTAATAAAGTTCAGTCTCTTTAACTGTTTACATATTTACATCCTGcataattaaaacaattaaacatGCTTCGTATTAACTACCCACCCCAGTCTCAGAGCACAGGGAGATGAAGGTtgatacaaacaacaaaaatacattcTCCTCTAATCTGATCAGCAACCTAGTCGAGAACTCAGAGATACTGCAGGTTATTTTGCCAATGTCTGGGTAAAAGCGGTACAAAAAAACCCGTATCAAATATAAACTACATTTCCATCTGACTACATGTCCATCTGACACACAGGGAGCCGTTTCTGGTATTTGTTTCCGACAGGCCCAGCAGCAATAGTAACATCTCTATTTTCCCACTAATTAAGTATCTAATACTCATTAAACAGGAAAACTGTCTGTATTCAGCCTTTGCCTTCTTTACTTTTACCTTTAGTTAAGGCAAAAAGTTAGCTGTATTTAAGATTTACTTAAGATAGTAGGCCTCGTATTTTTACCAATTTACTTAAGTTCATATGAAATTGAAGCTTTTTCACCCTACCTACCAGCAATGCTATTTTCTAACAAATTCACACATAAGAGAAATATCATCACATCCATCTCTGGCACACAGGGATACTGCTAAAGTGCATTTAactttttcagctgtgaaatccAGTTGCTACCTACTGCAATAGGAATACTGAAACATAACACATATACTAAAGCACGTAAAATAATtaacttttcaaagaaagctAAAGTACTTACACTCTGATTTGTCGAATAGGCCCGTATTTCCCAAAAATATCATACATTTCCTCCGCCGTGATTTTGTAGGGCAGGTTCCTAATATACAGGATCCTATTGACTTCTGGCGGCAGCCGAATCTGATGCAGAAACAACATACGATATGTTAGACCTAGAGCGTTCGCTTCAAACCTTAAAAGCGGCAACCTACGTGCTAATTCTCGGGGCTAACATCACTGAGAGAGTCCGCGTGGTTCGCTGGTCCTTTTTTAACCCTCCACAGCTACAAACGTGACGTGCTTTTGTCAACCAAGAGGCCTGCCTGGAGGGGGACGGGCTCCCTTGGCCGGGGACGCAGAAGGAGGCCAGGCCGGGCGGGAAGGCCTGCCCTCAGACCCGGGCCGGGGGACGGCCCCTCACCGCCCCAGAGGGCCGaggcgggccggggagggggcagggaagcACACTCACATTGGCTCGCTTGGCCGCTTGCATCGCCATGGTGCCGGCCGGAGGAAGGGGGCTGCCGCCTGGGAGAGAAACACCAGCCGGGCCGAGGCCTACTTCGCCGCGCCGCTCGCCTCAGCGGGGGACCCGGATGTTGTCCCGACCTGCCCCGCGCCGGAAGCCGCCGCACGGCACGCGCTGCGCCCTGCGCGAGGGGGCGGGGTGGCACGTGACAGGCGGGATGACCCCGCCcatcgccccgccccgccccgcgcggccGCCTCAGCCCGCGGCGCCGGCGGGGCCACGGAGGCGGGGGGCGTCCGGGTCCGGCGGGAGCTTTGAAATCAGCGAGTCCAGCTTCAAACCAGCACGGCCACAGCCACCACCCAACCGCGTCCCGCAGCGCCACGTCtgcccgccttttaaatacctccaggcatggcgaCTCAGCCACTGCCctcggcagcctgttccgatgcttgacaaccctttctgtgaagaaatttttcctaatatccaatttaaacctcccctggtgcaacttgaggccgtttcctcttgtctatcgcctcttacttgggagaagcgaccgacccccacctctctgcaccctcctttcaggcagttgtagagagcgagaaggtctcccctcagcctccttctctccaggctgaacacccccagctccctcagccgctcctcacaagacttgtgctccagacccctcaccagctccgttgccctcctctggacacgctccagcacctcaatgtcttttttgtggtgaggggcccaaaactggacgcagcactcgaggtggggcctcaccggtgccgagtccagggggacgatcactgccctagtcccactggccacactgttcctgatacaggccaggggGCTCTTgtcctccttggccacctgggcacactgctggcttatgttcagctgtctgttgaccaacacccccaggtcctttacTGCCGGGCAGGtgtccagccactctgccccaggctTGTAGTGCTGCACGGGGTtgtttgttgaacctcataccattggcccatcgatccaacctgtccagatccctctgcagtcTTTTTTCCCTCAAGAAGATCAACACTCTctcccaacttggtgtcacctgcaaacttactgagtgtgcactcgatcccctcatccaggttgacaataaagatattaaacagaactggatACTGAGCTGTGGGTaccaccacttgtgactggcctccaactggagttaactccattcaccaccactcctTGGGaccggccatccagccagttttttacccagtgaagcctatgcccatccaagccatgagcagccagtttctccaggtgTCCCTAGCCTTGGCTCGGTGGCTGTGTCCCTCCCGGCCCCAGGGCCGCCCCTCCCAGAGCACTCACCAACGTTCCGTTTGCATGTTCAAGACCCGATGCTAGAGCTGCAACGTGAACCTTTTTATTAAACACATCCTGTAAGGCTTCGCTTTACCCCTCCTTTTTGGCATCCTCCCACAATAAATCACTCCGGATTTGGATGCAGAAATGGCAGATTCTCTGCGTGTCAAACACCATAACGATTATGTCCCTGAAACAACTACAGCAGTAGGCCTTTCTTTAAGATGAAGCAGGCATTTCGATGACAATTTTGCCaatattcttgttttcttccatgaGCCTGTGTGCCTCTGCAATCTCGTGCAGAGGGTAAATGCTGTCAATAAGTGTTTCGAGGTGAGGGGAGGCTCCTCGAGAAAAGTACGGCAGCACATCTTCTGTGAAGGCTTTCACCAGCCGTTCCTtgtactgaagaagaaaaaacgtTTTCAAGATTACTTCCAATCATGTCATTCACAGAGGTATCTTTAAGCACAGCGTACAAAATGTGCACAGTTCTCAGGGAGGCTCTTTCTGACATTCTCATAGTGAGACGGACATGTAAACATCT containing:
- the SF3B6 gene encoding splicing factor 3B subunit 6, encoding MAMQAAKRANIRLPPEVNRILYIRNLPYKITAEEMYDIFGKYGPIRQIRVGNTPETRGTAYVVYEDIFDAKNACDHLSGFNVCNRYLVVLYYNANRAFQKMDTKKKEEQLKLLKEKYGINTDPPK